ATAAACTACTAAACTATACAAACATACAGTTTAATTACATATGTGCAAACTCTACACATTTAAGGTGTTATTTTGTAGCATCAGTGTATCAAGCAAGAAAAGGTTCTAAACTTGAACTGTAATTTCAAGGCAAGGCAAAACAAATATTACATAGGATATCAGATACAAAGCAGTGTCATGAAAATGAGTATATGTGAACAAAAGCTGTGGCAGAATTAAGGCCAGATAACCAATCATAAATGCATAGAATGAACAGAACAGCCCTATGTTATGCAAGGACTTCCCAGGGAGGTTTAGTAAGCCAGCTGGTAgaaacgtttaaaaaaaaaaaaaaaggtatttgtaGGGAAGGATAGGGAGGCTTCCATTTTGCAAGAAGGAAGTATAACCAGTTAATCAACAGCTCCATCAAGTTCTACTAGGAGTGCCTGTGTAAAtgaaattctgcttttaaaatgcCTATTGTATAAAGGTCTCTAGAAAACTCAAGCCCTGTTCTACAAGCCCTAGCAGCCTGACAATTCACTAAGCatagaagaggggaaaaaaaaaaaataggaaaaaaagtgcGTAAGCCCCTCTGTAATATAAATGTTTGGATATATTTAAGATAAATACCACATAAATCATTGCTAAAAGTGAAttctatttttctaagttttaacaAAATATGGAAAGAACAAAGACCACAGTCAAAGTGGATGGGAACATACGTATTCTTCACACAGTTCCATTTTGGAAGGTTGTGGGGGAGCCTATTGaaatttggtgttttttttttttgttttttttttaagtgaggatAACAGGAAAACTATTGTAGTTTACCTCTGTCTGCTACAAGCTGATGTATTTGGCAGGGTTACTATTTCCCAGATCTTTTTTTCACGTTTTGACTAACGAACTAGAGGCtactgcaaagaaagaaaaagaacagtatTACGCATTTGTGTGCACAGGATCCTAAATCTTGACCCTCATTTTTTTCAATCGCCCCCACAAATAAAGCCAGGCTGTTTAGACCTAGTGAAGCGCCAGGAGCCTGGAGCTCTTTCTATTAAGCAGCTTCTCGGTTAGGGCGCCCTCCCCCGGCGCCATGCAACGTCTCCAGGTCAGCGCCAGACGCAGCAGCGCGCTCTAACCCAGGGCCCACAcccatcttttcttttctagataTGGAGACGCTGGTAGCAGGGCCGAAGCAGGTCTTCGGGACAACAGATACACTGCCCCGGCGCCGACCGCAGACCGCTCCTCCCCACGCCCGTGACAGTGCCCCGCTGGTTTCCAACGCGCTGCCGGGACTGGAGCTCAGAAGGCCTTCGCCAGTCCCCCACCCACGCAGGTCCCTGCTGGCCTGGCCAAGTCCCCACCCTCACTGCAAGCTCGAGGACCACCCCGCTTCCCCGAGAGTAGCCGGGCGGCGGGTACTTATCTCCGACCTCCGGCAAGCGGGAGAGGCCGCGCTACCGCCTGTCCTCCAACCGCACGGACCGCACGGTACGCGCCCGGCAAGGCAGCAAAATGGACTCGCAGTTCCGGcgagccccgcccccgccccgcctccctcccctctccccctcgtcgccctctccctccctccctcccaaacCCCGGCGCCCGCGTCCGCCGGCACCTCGGGCCCCGCCTCCCCGACCGCTTCGTCTGCGTCCGGCCTCCCCAGCCGCGCCTTGTCCCAGCGGAGGGAGCCGGGAGGTGCGGCCGCGCTTCTTCCGGCGTCTCCAACCGCCGCTGGCTCCCGCCGCCcacctgggaaggggagggccAGGCTGCGGGCTTTTCTCCCTTCCAGAGGCCTGCGCGCGCCAGAAGTCCGCCCGCAGGGGCTGGGCCGCAGCTCCGGGAAGTGGACAACGTTCGCCCAGACGGTGGGCTCGACTGGACGCGGCGCCATCCCGGATGGAACCGCCCAGGAAGAAAGTCTCCCAGTTAAGCCGCCGTGCAATAAGATGGTTGGGTTTGGattgttgtacttttttttttgttcgttGCATTtttaggaacaaaaaaaaaagcccaaccCTTCACACCACTTCATCCGCATCTCAGGACCAGAAGCCGGCCCCGTGGCTCCGGGAAATTGAGCCCCGCACCCCACAAGGGGTAGGGTGGGACGGGCACCTCCGCACCGCGCTCCCCACGGAGTCACCGATTCGCGTTGGGAGCGCGCCAGGGCTCTAGCCTGGGGCTCCGGGCAAGGCACCACCTTAGAAGAGGGTTCTGTAtcgcccctcacccccacccccaaccgtGACCCTCTTTCTTTGCCGGCTTTACGCAGGACACCAAAGACCCAGTTctgtttaaaattctcttttaagaAAAGGAACCCCTGCTTTGCCTTTGGGGGAAAGGATGAACTTTCAAATTGGCTTTAAAGATCCACCACTTAACAGTTATTAAGTCGCTAACCTGATTATTTTGTCCATCCCACGATAGCAAACGCACTAAGCACTTACCAGTGAGCGGTGTGAAGGATGCAGACATGGATGATGAAGGAATGGCTCCTCCAAAATTGACAATTAGGGGAAGTGAGGCGAGTACAGAATCTCAGAACATGCTGCAGGATTGAGTTTGATCCGAGTTGAGGAAGTTTGGGTTTGGGGGGACATCGGTTATTTTGGAGAAACGGTATTCGAGACTTACCATACATGGCAGTTGAGCCCCTTGGCTAATAATCCTTAGTCCAACCTCCATAAAAGCCCCTGACCACATCCTTCTCCTGAGATTCCCACTTCTCTTTGAGCATCTCTCTTCCTGCTTTAAGAAACCTAATTTTGCCTTCTTAGAAAACTTCTTTTAACTTCTGTCATTCAGTCTCGTAAGAACACTGCAATATAGAAATCATGATCCTCACcctatataaatgagaaaacaagtgAAGTCACTTTTCCAAGGTAAAAGGAGACAGAGCTGAGGCTAAAGGCAGATTCCAGATATGGGTTCTTTCTATAGCACCGTAACTGTCAGTGACAAAACTGCACCCCAGTTCCCTACTAAGtgtttttaggccaggcacagtggctcacagctgtaatccaagcactttgggaggtcgaggcgggcagatcacctgaggacaggagtttgagaccggcctggccaatatggcaaaacttcgtccctcctaaaaatacaaaaattaaaataacaatgaaaaattacccgggcatggtgacgcacgctggtagtcccagctacttgggaggctgagacaggagaatcgcttgaacctggggttgcagtgagccgacaccgtgccactgcactccatctcgatcaatcaatcaatcaatttagtgttttaaaaaacaaagtgatCTATAGAAACATCTCATTATTTGTTATCGTTGTTTGTTGAttgatttttaagacagggtctaagccgggcgcggtggctcaagcctgtaatcccagcactttgggaggccgaggcgggtggatcacgaggtcgagagatcgagaccaaccccgtcaacagggtgaaaccccgtctctactaaaaatacaaaaaattagccgggcatggtggcacgtgcctgtaatcccagctactcgggagactgaggcaggagaattgcctgaacccaggaggtggaggttgcggtgagccgagatcgcgccattgcactccagcctgggtaacaagagcaaaactccgtctcaaaaaaaaaaaaaaaaaaaaaaaaagacagggtctatctctgtctcctaggctggatggagtacagtggcaggatcgaggcttactgcagcctcaacctcccgggctcaagtgatcctcctgccttaacctcccaagtagctgggaccacaggcatgtgccaccatgcctggctaattttattttttgtggagacagtctcactatgttgcccaggctggtatcaaactcctgggctcaagtgttcgtcaggcctcagcctcccaaagtgctgggattacaggcgtgagccacagcgcccagccataTGGAAACATTTCAGATATCCTGACATTAAAATGATATTTCACAAGAGTGAACAGTTACTAACTCATGTAAAAGGAAgatcttgggaccccaaaatcactaagctaaagggaaaagtccagctgggaactgcttagggcaaacctgcctcccgtTCTATACAAAGTCACCCCCTCTGCTCACAGATAATgaatatctgattgcctcctttggaaaggctaatcagaaactcaaaagaatgcaacgtTTTGCCTCTTAGCTCCCTaagacctggaagccccctccctgttTTGAATTGTTCCACCTTTTCTGGACCGAAGCAGAGTTCATCTTAcctatgttgattgatgtctcatgtctgcCTAAAATGAGaaaccaaactgtgctctgaccaccttgggtaTGTCAGGACCTTCTAAGGCCATTATCATGGGCAcgcatcctcaaccttggcaaaataaactttctaaattaattggAATGTGGCTCAGATTTTCAGGGTTCACATTCAAAACCCACACATTATccttaataaaattatatgacgCATATTTATTTAGTTAGATCTGGTTGGTGGTAGATACTAATAAACTTTTGCCCAACTAAGTGTAAAACTCATTAAATCAGTGTAGCAATCTAGACTGTTAAATGAAATTAACTACTAACTAGAAAATGTAGTATGTCAAACTCTCTTAAGTGTGGAAAAATGGAGAAGGAGGAATAACCCTTTATCTCCTCCTGTGGTCCTAATACACAGAACAGTGAACCAGAAACTGCCACAGGTAAAGTGACTAGAAAAAGTTGATTGCCCAACTAAAACCTGCATACACAGCTATATCCTTCCTGGAAGAGCACAGTGGAACTAAATCCTGGTAGAGATAACACAGGGATTGTCAACATTCTTGTCACACTGGAATTTCCTTCTATTGATCTTCAAATAGATAAACTAACAACTGAAACTTGGAATTTATATATCAGCACAGCACTAAGACTATAGATATATCTAGACTTTAAGTTTCATCTTGTGTGATAAATGTATCATGCCACCCGCCACCACCACTGGGCccctgaaaaatatataaatagtaaatttaaaatatactacatattatcatatataaatttttagtataaaatgtatattcttgCATTGATTTACTTCCTGGTATTGTTTTCATCCTGAGCCTTGACAAAGATAAAATCTTCTCATCTCTCCTCCCCACCTACCCAGACAGAAGTGATCAGATGTTCTATAACAAAAGGAACAGTGCCAAATTTAGTGTACAGTGAAGTGTAAATTGTCAGAGTGAGGAACATCTAATAAAGCCCGGAGCAACTGTGCATAGAGGAAGAGGTCTGATAAAACTCCTCAGatacaatggattttttttttattattctgtccTTCCCTTTAGCTGCCAGTTACAGATGCAAGCCCCAGCATTCCCCAGTGAGAATTCCTGCCAATAAAAGACACTGACAATGCAAGAGGTCGTGAAAAGAGCATAGGGTTTGGAATCAGTTCTGCATCTAAACtctagctctgccatttactagttGCTCAAGTTACTTAGCATCTCTAagctcagttttctcctctgtaaaatgggaatcatgaTGCATTAGATCATGAAAATTAGGTAATATATAAAGCAACCAACATTGCGTCTGACATACAGTAGGTGTTTAATAAGTAATTGGTGCTGTTATATGCAAGAAGAAAACCATGCTCATTTGTAGGCATGATTTCCCTAGATCTGTAAACTTGGGACTCAAGTACAATAGTCTTAAGCAGAGTTAAACTGCCTATGCAGTAGAGGAAGCTAGCACCATAATTTCTGCTTTTCTGCATCTAGCCCAGGGTGGCCTTTAAAAACATATATCTCTCCACTTTTATATCTCTTCCTCTGTGCTTggataaaggagagaaaaatgaaaaacttcaaaCTCAATGAAAGGAAGACCTTACTGTTTTTTGGGTTTAAGTTCCATATTTTTGGAGAAATTGAACATTCAAATATTCCATTAAAAGGAAGCTAAAAATGCATTTATCACAAAACACAGAAACTTACCTAAGACTTGATGAAATTAAAGGGAATTAGTCCATGGTTTGAGGAAAATTCCAGACCCTTTATATTTCAGTTGCACAGTGAAGATCATGCATTAAATGGAGACAACAGCAAGATCAGTTCGTtttgaaagagaatgagagacacTTAAGCAATAGTAAACGTGGCCTTTAGTTATACTATTTCTGTAGatagaaaaactgtaaaaataaagtaaaataagtcagagGTAATTAAGGTAATACTAGCATATGCTTATAATTTAGTACTCTGCCAAATTTTATAATTCTTAGGATTGTGCTAGGCACCAAAGGTAATTCCCATTTGGTTAAGAGACAcaaggccgagcgcagtggctcacacctgaaatcccagcactttgggaggctgaggcaggtggatgaccagAGGACAgtagtttgagagcagcctggccaacatggcaaaaccctgtctctactaaaaatacaaaaattagctgggtgtggtggcagatgcctgtaatcccagctagtcaggaggctgaggcaagaaaatcacttgaatccaggaggccaaggttgcagtgagccgagatctcgccattgcattccagcctgggccacaagagcgaaactctttctcaaaaaaaaaaaaaaaaaaaaaaatagtggttgTTTAAACTCCAAAATAAGTGATGAAGACAAGGCCGGGGAAGGCACCAGAAACATAAGGGAAGATTTCATAAGGGAGGTAGGTGGGAGTTGAACTGCATCTTTTTTAAAGATCACAAGatttgaagaagagaaagaggaagagcttTCGAGATGAGGAACACGGCACAAGCTCAGTGTGGAGATGAGCGTGGCTTGGTTTGGAAATAAAGTTTGAAGCCAAATATTGAAATGTTTTGCATGTGAGAACAAAGAGCTGAACTTCATTTTGTAGGAAGTGAGGAACCACTGAATAATATGCATGAATGAAAGCAGAATTTTAGCAAGATTGATCTGATAACTAGGTCCAAGAttttaagaggaagaaaattaattatttatttatttaattttgagacaaggtctcgctctattgcccagtcacagctcactgcaatagcGGATCTGCAGTGAGAtattcccacctcaacctccctagtagctggcactacaggtaccCTGcgccacacctagataatttttatattttttgtagaaatggtgttttgccattttgcccaggctagtctcaaactcatggactcaggtgatccacccgctttggccaatcaaagtgctggaattatggacatgagccactatgccaagaaattcattttaatatcttGAGGTTACtgaaaattacagattttaaaaaatgcaatagcATATATAAAAGTACAGCCTATATGGTTCAATCCTATTGAaccatttaatataatattttgtcaaaatattcaatgtataaataaaatataaaaaccattaactgtggcaaatatttttctaaaatcttccaaaaggaaattatatatatgtgaatacacATAATTTCCTTGTATATCAGTCGTatgtataatttatctttttgttttctcttttcagagtcttgctttgtcacccaggctggagtgcagtggtacaaccttggctcacttgctcagataatattttgtatttttagtagagacagggttttgccatgttgaccaggctggtcttgaactcctgacttcaggtgatccacccacctcaggcttccaaagtgctgggattataggcatgaatcactgcacccagccaatttatcTTACTAGAATAATTGTAACTGTGTTGTGTAAAAGGGTGTTAACAGATTGCTTAGCTACATTTTAGAGTATGCTTCACTAGAGCTTTAAAAATCATTAGGTATATATTCTCTGAAATGTAttattgttttgatattttaacaatgattacatttaattatgacaaatgtttttctaaatttaattccCATATACATAGAACTTTATCTTTTATAAACAATAACTTTATGAGGGGCTTAAGAAATGATTAATTCAGCTAAATACTAATAGATACtatatatttgcaattatttGAGAGCTTGATTTGTATACATTGTTTATTTTGAATCTTTCTGAGTTCATTCATCATTATGTGCTAATTTTTACCCTGAGAAGTGCCAATTATGATGACATTTTGGGTTAGAAAACTACTTTCATCCTGTTTTGAGAGATTTTTAGAATATACATAAGGATACATTTTAGAGTATAAATAAGGATACATCATGAGTAGGGCTTCTGCAGTTTTCAGTAGCTAGTAGATACCTGTACCATAAGCACATTGTCTGTCTCAAATAAAGGCAATAGATCAATGCATAGAAGTTTCTGGTTCTGAGGATCTAGACTTCTCAGATACTTCGCTATACAGCATTGCATAAGAAATAGATGCTTCATGGTTTTTAACATGAGCCCAATTGATTCTCTCTAATATTAAAGCATTGAGTAATAAATGTCTTGTTAAAATGTGTTTATCTTATAATGGTCTTATTTGTAACACCATCTGGATTGTTGCTAGAATGCCCCCCAGATCTCCAGAAGCATGAATTCCGTCTAAAGCAACCCG
This window of the Saimiri boliviensis isolate mSaiBol1 chromosome 16, mSaiBol1.pri, whole genome shotgun sequence genome carries:
- the LOC104649969 gene encoding uncharacterized protein LOC104649969 isoform X2 — encoded protein: MERYIEDMETLVAGPKQVFGTTDTLPRRRPQTAPPHARDSAPLVSNALPGLELRRPSPVPHPRRSLLAWPSPHPHCKLEDHPASPRVAGRRVLISDLRQAGEAALPPVLQPHGPHEACARQKSARRGWAAAPGSGQRSPRRWARLDAAPSRMEPPRKKVSQLSRRAIRWLGLDCCTFFFVRCIFRNKKKSPTLHTTSSASQDQKPAPWLREIEPRTPQGVGWDGHLRTALPTESPIRVGSAPGL
- the LOC104649969 gene encoding uncharacterized protein LOC104649969 isoform X1, producing the protein MERYIEVTFHAKEHNLGSRASGLGQPWWSTSGGSDMETLVAGPKQVFGTTDTLPRRRPQTAPPHARDSAPLVSNALPGLELRRPSPVPHPRRSLLAWPSPHPHCKLEDHPASPRVAGRRVLISDLRQAGEAALPPVLQPHGPHEACARQKSARRGWAAAPGSGQRSPRRWARLDAAPSRMEPPRKKVSQLSRRAIRWLGLDCCTFFFVRCIFRNKKKSPTLHTTSSASQDQKPAPWLREIEPRTPQGVGWDGHLRTALPTESPIRVGSAPGL
- the LOC104649969 gene encoding uncharacterized protein LOC104649969 isoform X3; this encodes METLVAGPKQVFGTTDTLPRRRPQTAPPHARDSAPLVSNALPGLELRRPSPVPHPRRSLLAWPSPHPHCKLEDHPASPRVAGRRVLISDLRQAGEAALPPVLQPHGPHEACARQKSARRGWAAAPGSGQRSPRRWARLDAAPSRMEPPRKKVSQLSRRAIRWLGLDCCTFFFVRCIFRNKKKSPTLHTTSSASQDQKPAPWLREIEPRTPQGVGWDGHLRTALPTESPIRVGSAPGL